The window atactttcaagttaaatatatataaatccatatatatgcacaataattaaacaattaaacaattaaatcaagttataacgttcgtgaaaggtcggaataaaagggtgaccaaaagcttgtgtaaaactctttccggaggttcaagacttattaaaattcattgcttatcaagttggaattattaaatcatataaatagtataatcaagtagtcgaaaaaatttgggtcgttacagtaaagaaatttcgtctcgaaatttgatcgagattgtcatggctgacaataagtatgttttcatgacgaatacgagttgaaaatttagagttttatcatcagtaagtaatatggataaaacaattcaattatgtgaagtgtatgagtgaagctatcgcaaaatagtgaaatgaggaaagtaaagattcgtcttaactttcacggttgatttccggattaaagaaaatctctgtaatcttaataagatttgattcttcggtaattaaggaaattagaattttcttcgattagttgcgtaatctgcctcgattgctatgtttgatattttgctataaattaacaccccccttcatttccttatttccacatctctcatcttctatactttcttccttaattcatacttccaaaacattcgtcaatatgctccatctagttctaattcttgatatattcttgactatcacatctgtcattcttctttttcatctaccaccggagaaatctgtttacttctactatgctcttgggtttatagtgtttttagttctcccgtgtctttatattgctatacgcattgatatacacggtttgtaattctctttgttgttgtcgtgcttatatttttccttatatttcgaaaCTCCTGTGCTTGTGTATTATCATTCACGGTTATTGCTCTCTTCCATTTGcggtgatttatactcctattcctatttcgaagcttcatgcttttgttttctcttctcgatttttaagtaaagcgagtaatggtccagaattcataggtatggagtttcagatgaacatgactaatgttctaagagtgaATTTGTAATAACATGatcttgattagtcaaattaccagaattcaagagaaaagatagaactatcaagaaaatatgttcttgatacgtttagagattaagtagaatgtaagagtcgtgtaacatagagcatgatgacggtatggtctatgaatcatcatgtttcattagaaactcagcatgacttactgtaatataatcacgttgatcaggcatcattatattatactaactcatgcttcagttcccaacactacctcaacaacattcatattttaaattttgaatttttctgagatttagaaactaaaacagtttcctttatgacgtaacactgatagcatgaagagataaaagatttcagataagaatagttatgaaaatatcttcagaaatatggggtatatttataatgaaagatacgatgatatcttagaatatctaagatcagaggatgatgaagaatattgtcgacaagggtttagagtaaggagaaaggtgttcgctaaagacttcagcagacactgaattatttggattctttgaaggcatatttagtccttgtgatttgtccacagcctcctacagggtttgctcaatccgttttccagttccaaaccttctcttttctgtgctttgcttaacacaatattctttatcatcaacttttgactgttacggttgtctatagtttctgctgcttcattcagctttttcaaaacttcatagtactgattcgtaggctgaagtgctattccgtattttagaattataattccaggagataacgttatatgtatatgcagaaatgatgtgagattcaagaataattattgatgcttcctggagtttggtatggcaattattgttacaagatgtagatggttacatgacaaggttttatagtgatctttcagatagatttaagtcaaagagcaataaagttgctggaaagcttactactaatgtggtggaatataaaaggttccccgataacgatggcgaaaagacaacgtatatatcaaggttataataaggctactctggatgaaaagtcgaagttgtcttgttggagctgtgacaaaattcgctattttgaaaagggattgtaaagttattttgggtaataataatgctaaaggatcggacacggatacgtgttgaaccttttcttaggttccaagtgtcctctggatgcatatctatatgcatatattcttcatatgtatcgtgtgattggttcattctttctattgttccttagttgaggtgttttcaagaattttgaagggtttagacgcaggatgtcatcgtcaatatccgtataatgaattcgtcgtgaattttgaatgatacgaatatctttatgagttttgtgTTCTAgtttagtttgaatttaaagtatgattttaaaggatgtaggaatctaagagtgatgttatctgtttaatcttgacttagattctgatctgtcaaaaccagaatatgtaattgaatttgaatgagaatggttgttctggtttctatgaaaaaatgtatattgttgtgaaagtagtaagtatggttaatgattattgaatcagaattgaagaatgtacagtataacatattaattgtgaatttgtataattctcgagtattacctacccgttaaagtttcacaagtaatattttatacaagagaattttattacagtctttatgaaaatatatgtttttatattttctgcagatgtaatatagatttaatgagttaatatactattaaactcatttgatttttgctggagctagaatgaataacccctaaaactttagagattacataatttttgcagagtatttcttcaacgtaaatgaaattatgagtcaatacttcattattcatttttattgatatttcctcggtgattgatgttggtgttcgtagaattcttgtgaacttcgcaagatacgaatgacgttttctagaaagtttcgagtacatcgaaaatgaaagtgagaaatctaacacgtactcgaacaatacacttggtttattatgaaatggaatctattaagttgaagcagagattataattaatgattgttaagtcattaacggaggatgtacatcatagcatattagtaacttGAATTAACCGAgtggtacctaccagttaagattcacacgtaatagcttagtacgacaagatttattatggcttcaaaatttatatatataatatatacatataaattcttcaaagggaatgagttaatacttcataactcattgatatgacatacttgttgttgatttgtgatgatgttggtgattatggaactggcggagcttgtgatgttgtaggtgctgctggtactagtgatgctgtcggtactgctggtgctgcttgtataacaagtctattttgtaacgcactcaccattcctgtcagggtttctattctcccctctatcatctctatccatccactcatcttgatttacggttatgattagaataaataatctctacaactttagagattacataatcaccgtagaatatttctctgatgaagttatgaatcaatacttcatcgtttgatgttgttggtatttcttggtatctacagagcgtatgacgttgatgctcgtaggacagattgtgatgttggggcttgcgatgtggatgttgttggtggtggtaatggtactgttggtgtggatgcgggtggtgcagttggtgcttgtggtgcttgtgatgcttgtaagttctgcatcatattctccaaaaccattactcgagcgcgaagctcgttgacttcttctattacaccgggatgattggcggttcggaagagtgggtgaataagatctagaatagtagatattatgtaatcattgcgagctattctggaaatgagggtaaaaatggtgttttggactggttcaccggtaagtgcttcaggttcatcgccaagaggtgaattcggttgatggaaacgatcaccttcttcttgtctccattgattaagtcgactacgaacctatccccaattcatccagaattaatgatggctgattggttgatccattccggttacactgctttcggagctcgagtggaactccatattggaatccgaggaacttgaactagttgcagaattcatcttacacggttaggtaAATGATTtttgataggaaatagattataggatttagtttggtattcttcgatacatattttacatatgtatatataataccaaaattccataaatggcGTAGGAATCTTcgaaaaatgtcaggcaaagtctaccgtgatagatatgataagatacgaatatttttctatacactatctatgcaataattacagtaagacgcgtctagacttaagatgataaaaaggtaattttcgacaagaaatgataagcaaaacttttgacatgtagacatggctaaagtccagactcactaatgcatcctaacaactatcagttacacacactaatgcaagacctggttcgctaagaccaccgctctgataccaactgaaacgacccgtccatattactataaacgcagtacgttattcattggtcccatagcgaggtatttgacctcaatatgatatgttttagaaaatattgcattcgtttcataaaaagaacaccattattatacataatgcatgttttaaataattgggcgattatttaaggaataatccccataatacatcggtttttaaatactacacacgtaacataacagtcgaatataatacatgacaaaggttttattgaatgcatcactttatttaaataaaagcatgagactccatgcacagcttgctcagataatgcaacagcggaagactttcttaaggacatgagaataaacatgcttaaatagtcaacacaaaggttggtgagatatataggtttaaagcttgcatcgatataaatatagaccacaagatttcatagttacaaacatttcaataaagatattctataagttgttgagcgcttcggtaaccatacttaaccattaatgtggcatattctcttttttatgaaatctctctacactgtaccaagtgtggtaaaatgaagtactatgcaaccgtttatgttacttgagcgactagcccggttggggttgtcaaacccgatagatctatcaatatgattcgcgcttacatgttcttacaacatgtaaatattagttaccaagctattagggaagatatgcaatgtggtacaactcaacgtagaatatattttaagtacttgtgtccatggcataaaacatataatgcatgtattctcatcccaaaatatttttagagtttaaaaaatgggactatatactcactgtagtaaaagtatattattaataagttttcaacttattaaaaatatggccgtcgtccttggattcacgaacctgtaacaaatatatatgtatatcaaaaattaatacaactattattcatatcatatcttcaatcacatgtgattgtttaagttcatattttcaatcacttgtgattgtttaagtttatattttcaatcacgtgtgattgtttaagttgtcaagttagcagtccaatgttagtagtccacaattattaGTCCAGAGTTAGTagcccacagttagtagtccacaattagtagtacatagtatacacgtgttgtataagactcaatcatgacccacaataccgctattgtagttacacgtattgtgtatgtggtgtcttttgatttatccgacgtattgtgtaaccatgacatgttagaatacatgtataatacaagaaaagttagctaggatatggttagtatagattttaatgaattaatcccttaatcaaattatccattttctaaccaatattgttttgcccataatttcttcgttataaatccgttttgagtgaatcaaattgctatggcttcataacgaactgtaatttgtgaaaatAAACTGaagaagtggtggtttatagtcgtagttacaagttataatccatatttgaaagaggtagtcatttccgtcgaaagaacgacatcttgatgaccattttgaaaaacatacttcaattttgagtttaaccatgatttttggatatagtatcatgttcatatgaaatatcattttcccagaagaacaacttttaaatcaaacattatgatagtttttaattatccaacccaaaacagcccccgattttactacgacggcgtatgtccggttttacggtgttcttcgtgtttccaagttttaactcattaagttagtatatcatatagatataaaacatgtgttaagttgtttttaaaagtcaagttagaaggattaactttttttgcgaacaagtttagaattaactaaactatgttctagtttataaactcttatatagatagctatagacatatgaattgaacaagagttgaagtagagtttttacctcaagtttagaatgtaaagttgctggaaagaagtagtagaacaaaacttgagagagttcttgcaagtgtgtgtgaaaattggaagtaaaatttggaaaatgaatgtgaaatgagttagaaatggtgcttatttataggcttgaaaatttggtttttagtgaaaatatctaagataagttaaaatgtattaagtcatggatgacatatttaatttattaattcatggatgacatattacacaaataatttcagatttctattggtatataccaatagtaaatacttctagaagctgtgtataatacgagtaaaaataccgtatgaatgcgagtagaattcttgaggaaattgaacgaaaatacgagtatagctatcctttatatgtattatatattataaagtgtatttaatacttgtaaggatgtatttacactcgtaatacattatatgtaaatacattttaacataagttaattacgtcgttcaaatagtaacatatatattgttcaaaaactctttaaattagtagtatgaaaatatatatatatatatataatactttgttaatatacttaatgagatatttaattatcatattttcaagttaaatatatataaatccatatatatacacaataattaaacaattaaatcaagttatgacgttcgtgaatcgtcggaataaaagggtgaccaaaagcttgtgtaaaactctttccggaggttcaagacttagtaaaattcattgcttatcaagtcggaattattaaatcatataaatagtataatcaagtagtcggaaaaatctgggtcgttagaGCGGCACTTGCCCAGGAACAGGAGAAGGTCTCCCTACTTTCTGATGACAATAAGAAGTTATCAGAGAAGGTGTCGACCACGTTAAGTGAATTTACCCGCCTTCAACATGGTATTCCTGTGCTTTTTGGCCGTCTCCTGAAGTCATCCATTGTTCATCAGCCGTTCAGCACCTTTTTGTCATAGTGGTTTGCGATTTTTTGCTTCTTTTTGGCTTTCCGGATATGTGCTATCGTCCGTCGTTCTTCTAGAGCATCCAAGTTTTCTCGTAATGCTTCATCGTTTTGTTGTTCATCGAATGTTGTTATTCGGTTGGTTGGGATAAGCACTTCAGCTGGGATAACCGCTTCGGTGCCGTACACCAAGCTGAAAGGTGTTTCGTTCGTACTGTCTTTTGGTGTTGTCCGGTGCGCCCATAGTACATGTTGGAGCTCGTCCACCCATCCTTGTCGGTGTTTACCTAGTCTTGCTTTTATCCCGACAACAATGTCTCTGTTAGTGACCTCGACTTGTCCGTTGGCCTGTGGGTAGGCCACagaagtaaatgactgttgaatgtcCATGTCTGCACACCAGTACTTAAATGGATTGTGTGCAAACTGCGTGCCGTTGTCGCTGACTATCTCCTGTGGTAAACCGAAATGACAGACAATATCCTCCCATACAAAGGTTAAGATTTTTCTTCCCGTGATCGTGCTCAATGGTTTTGCCTCGACCCATTTTGTAAAGTATTCGATTGCGACTACTACGAATTTGATGTTTTCGACACCTCTTGGGAATGGGCCGACAATGTCGATCCCCCAtttacagaacggccaagcggCGTGTATAGGAATCATGTTAGGCGAGGGGATCTGTTAACGGGAGCATGTTTTTGACATGCCTCACAGTTTACGATCAGGTCATATGTGTCCCGGTATATGTGTGGCCAGAAATAACTCATTCTCTTGATCCTGCTAACTATTGTTCGGTAGCCAGAATGTGTGGAGCATGCCCCTTCGTGCATTTCTTGTATGATCTCTTTGGCCTGCGCTGGGCCAACGCATCTTAAGTAAGGCTCTGTGAATGATTTCCTATACAGGATGAAATTTTTAAAGTTGCACATTGGTGCCCGCATTCGTATCCTGCGGGCTTGTAGTTTGTCCTCCGGGAGGGTACCATCAGCAAGGTATTTTATAAAGGTGTCATCCAGCACTCTTCCTCCGTCATGATTGTTGCCATGAGAGTATCCTCTTCGGTTGACTTTCTTTCCAGTACTTCAACCATAACCTTTTTGGTGAAGTGGTCGTAGAGCAGAGAGGCAAGCTTGCTCAAAGCATCTGCTTTCTTATTACGGTTACGGGGTATTTGCTTTATTTCAAATACTGTGAAGGTGTTGGTTAATGCTTTCGTAAGCTCTAGGTATTTTTACATCGATGTATCTCTTGCTTTAAATCTGTTGTTTAACTGGCTTGCTACTAGTTGTGAGTCGACATAAGCTGTGAGTTGTCGTACATCAATACCTTTTGCCAAGCGTAATCCGGCTATTAGTGCTTCGTACTCGGCCTCGTTGTTTGAGGCGACGAACTTCAACTGGATAGCGTAGGTTATTTCTTCTCCGTTTGGGGAAACGAGGAGTAGGCCTATGTCGGCTCCCTCCTCACTTGACGCTCCATCTGTATATAGTTCCCAGAATTCGTCCGTTTCCCTTCTTGTAACAGTGGTTTCTCCTTGTTTGATCATGTCGGATGGGAGCTCTACCAAGAAGTCGGCTATGACTTGGCCCTTTACTGAATGTCTTGGGAGGAAGGTGATTTCGTGCTCACCAAGTTCTATTTCCCATTTCACCATTCTTGCAGAAATTTCTGGTCTATTCAGGACGTGTTTGATCGGTTGGTCCGTGAAGACTTGTATCAGATGGGCTTGAAAATACCGTTGTAATCGTCTGGCTGTGTGCACTAAGGCATAAATAATTTTTCTATGGCCGGGTAGTTTACTTCCCCGTTTTGTAATACTTTACTTACAAAGTACACCGGCATTTGGATATTACCTCTGTCGGCAATTAGAACTGAGCTGATTGCTTCAGAGGAGGCAGCAAGGTATACCGTGAGGGTTTCACCCGGTATAGGTGTCGTTAATGTT of the Rutidosis leptorrhynchoides isolate AG116_Rl617_1_P2 chromosome 5, CSIRO_AGI_Rlap_v1, whole genome shotgun sequence genome contains:
- the LOC139849518 gene encoding uncharacterized protein, with product MVKWEIELGEHEITFLPRHSVKGQVIADFLVELPSDMIKQGETTVTRRETDEFWELYTDGASSEEGADIGLLLVSPNGEEITYAIQLKFVASNNEAEYEALIAGLRLAKELTKALTNTFTVFEIKQIPRNRNKKADALSKLASLLYDHFTKKVMVEVLERKSTEEDTLMATIMTEEECWMTPL